The Obesumbacterium proteus DNA window CCATTAATCCAATCATGCTGCTCTTTGGTGAGTTCTAACTGCCTTATGTTCATCGCTTACCCCACCTGTTCTTCCCAATATCACCGCGAGCTGTCATGAATACGCCATTCACTATTGCGTGGTGCTTGGCCTCTTTGTCGTTGAGATATTTTGATATGGTTTCTCTGTTGATGTGTAGGCGTCGTGCTAGCTCGCTCTGATTGCCGTATGTATCGACTAGCATGTCGGGTATGGTTCGGATTTCGGCATTCATATCCCCTCCAGTTCGGTAATGACCACTTCCAGCTTGCCGCCCTTCACTAACTCCCCGCGCCGCACTCGGAAATCATCAATCTGCTCGTCGTCTTCCATGAATCCAGCATGCACAAGCGAATCAAAGACGGCCTTTTGCAAGTTGTCTAAGTCTCGGCGGCGTTTGTCTGGTACGTGGGCAGTGATTGAGAATTTGAGTCTGGAGGTGGTGTGAATATCGAGGTTTTGTTGCTGGATGATGGTGATAATGCTTTGTCGGTACTTTGTGCCTTTCTCGCTGATGTAGTGCCGTTGCCTTGCGTGTCGCCAATATGTGTTTAGGCTCGGCGGGTACGGCAGCGTTAGCCGGTATTCCCTCATAGTTTCAGCTTTCCCTCTGCAATCAGCGCGGCCTGAGTTCGTATTACTCCCTCAAGGTGTGCCATATGCGCTTCACCGGCGTCTGTACGCCTTGTCCTGCGGTCTATTTCATCGTGACATGCAGAGCATGCCCAAGCGCCGAATAAGTCGTTAGGCTTCATCCCTACGCCGCACAATCCAGCCATTCGATAATGAGCTAGTACTACCGTCTCACTATTGCCGTTACATATGCCGGGC harbors:
- a CDS encoding protein ninH, coding for MNAEIRTIPDMLVDTYGNQSELARRLHINRETISKYLNDKEAKHHAIVNGVFMTARGDIGKNRWGKR
- a CDS encoding DUF1364 domain-containing protein; the protein is MANLRKEAQGRECQVRLPGICNGNSETVVLAHYRMAGLCGVGMKPNDLFGAWACSACHDEIDRRTRRTDAGEAHMAHLEGVIRTQAALIAEGKLKL
- a CDS encoding RusA family crossover junction endodeoxyribonuclease translates to MREYRLTLPYPPSLNTYWRHARQRHYISEKGTKYRQSIITIIQQQNLDIHTTSRLKFSITAHVPDKRRRDLDNLQKAVFDSLVHAGFMEDDEQIDDFRVRRGELVKGGKLEVVITELEGI